Proteins from a genomic interval of bacterium:
- the fusA gene encoding elongation factor G: MEKVMVKEKEARSMGRKIAFEKIRNIGLMAHIDAGKTTTTERILFHTGKVHRFGEVDEGTTVMDWMEQEQKRGITITAATTTCFWRDHRINIIDTPGHVDFTIEVERSLRVLDGVIAVFCSVGGVEPQSETVWRQADRYHVPRIAFVNKMDKVGADFHHVVLMMKERLDAIAVPIQLPIMDKEGVFKGIIDVVKMKALYWDKNEKIEVIREDKIPEELYETANTAHHTLIETISEFDEELMTKYLSDEQMSEDEIKRGIRSATIKGLIFPVLCGTSVNNKGIKNLLDAVVDYLPSPIDKPPVNGVNPKTEQPEERIASDDEPFSALAFKIAADPYVGNLSYIRVYSGSVACGDSIYNANTDKNERIGRVIQMHANKREDIERLYAGDIGAVVGLKDISTGNTLCDKKYPVVLESIHFPSPVISVAIEPETKQDEEKLGLVLSRLTQEDPTFRKSVNSDTGQTLISGMGELHLEVLIERMKTEFGLNVQVSKPQVAYRETIKGNVEIEGKYIRQSGGRGQYGHVWLMIEPVEPGTGLEFVNKIVGGTIPREYIPPVKAGIEEAMGCGVLAGYPVVDVKVTLFDGSFHEVDSSEIAFKNAAHQAFIAGVKKAHPVLLEPIMKLEVTVPQEYMGDIIGDLNSKRANILEMEQRRTSQIIRAMVPLSEMFGYATTIRSLSQGRANYTMEFAYYAEVPKEIAEKIVSKI, from the coding sequence ATGGAAAAAGTGATGGTTAAAGAAAAAGAGGCGAGAAGTATGGGAAGAAAGATTGCGTTTGAAAAAATAAGGAACATAGGGCTTATGGCTCATATAGATGCAGGTAAAACCACAACTACGGAACGCATTCTGTTTCATACAGGTAAGGTGCATAGATTTGGTGAGGTAGATGAAGGAACGACCGTTATGGACTGGATGGAACAGGAACAGAAAAGAGGGATTACGATTACTGCGGCTACAACTACCTGTTTCTGGCGAGACCATAGAATCAATATTATTGATACGCCAGGCCATGTTGACTTTACGATTGAAGTAGAACGCTCATTAAGAGTGCTTGACGGCGTAATTGCCGTTTTTTGCTCCGTAGGTGGTGTTGAACCTCAATCAGAAACTGTCTGGCGTCAGGCAGACAGGTATCATGTTCCCAGAATTGCCTTTGTCAATAAAATGGATAAAGTAGGCGCAGATTTTCACCATGTGGTTTTGATGATGAAAGAAAGATTAGACGCTATTGCTGTGCCAATACAATTACCAATTATGGATAAAGAAGGTGTGTTTAAAGGCATTATCGATGTGGTTAAAATGAAGGCTCTTTACTGGGACAAAAACGAAAAGATAGAAGTCATTAGAGAAGATAAAATCCCTGAAGAATTATATGAAACCGCAAACACTGCTCATCATACCTTGATAGAAACTATCTCAGAATTTGATGAAGAGTTGATGACAAAATACTTATCAGATGAACAGATGAGTGAAGATGAAATTAAGCGCGGTATTCGGTCAGCAACAATAAAGGGATTGATTTTCCCGGTACTATGTGGGACTTCAGTCAACAATAAGGGGATAAAGAATCTCTTAGATGCCGTAGTGGATTATTTACCTTCTCCTATTGATAAACCTCCGGTTAATGGGGTTAATCCTAAAACAGAGCAACCGGAAGAACGAATTGCTTCAGATGATGAACCTTTTTCTGCTTTAGCCTTTAAGATTGCGGCAGACCCGTATGTTGGTAATTTATCTTATATCCGGGTTTATTCCGGCTCTGTTGCTTGCGGTGATTCAATCTATAACGCTAATACAGACAAAAATGAAAGAATCGGTCGAGTAATACAAATGCATGCGAATAAACGAGAAGATATTGAACGACTTTATGCAGGTGATATAGGAGCCGTAGTTGGACTAAAAGATATTTCTACGGGCAATACCCTGTGTGATAAGAAATATCCAGTTGTTTTAGAATCAATTCATTTTCCTTCACCCGTGATTTCAGTGGCGATAGAACCAGAGACCAAACAGGATGAAGAAAAATTAGGGCTGGTCTTAAGTCGCTTAACTCAAGAAGACCCTACTTTTAGAAAATCCGTAAATTCAGATACAGGACAAACCCTTATCTCCGGTATGGGCGAATTACATTTAGAGGTTTTAATCGAACGAATGAAGACGGAGTTTGGATTAAATGTCCAAGTAAGCAAACCACAAGTAGCATACCGGGAAACGATTAAAGGAAATGTTGAAATAGAAGGAAAATACATTCGTCAGAGTGGTGGTAGAGGACAATATGGTCATGTCTGGTTGATGATAGAACCAGTAGAACCAGGAACAGGACTGGAATTCGTTAATAAGATTGTGGGCGGAACTATACCGAGGGAATATATCCCACCGGTGAAGGCAGGTATTGAAGAAGCAATGGGTTGCGGCGTATTAGCCGGCTATCCAGTTGTAGATGTAAAAGTAACATTATTTGATGGTTCTTTTCATGAGGTAGATTCTTCGGAAATTGCCTTTAAAAATGCCGCACATCAAGCGTTTATTGCTGGAGTTAAAAAAGCACATCCAGTTCTATTAGAGCCAATTATGAAATTAGAAGTAACCGTTCCTCAGGAATATATGGGAGATATAATTGGAGACCTTAATTCTAAAAGGGCAAATATTTTAGAAATGGAACAAAGAAGAACATCTCAAATCATTCGAGCAATGGTGCCACTATCAGAGATGTTTGGATATGCGACAACGATACGCTCGTTGAGTCAAGGAAGGGCAAATTATACGATGGAATTCGCTTACTATGCAGAAGTTCCAAAGGAAATTGCTGAAAAAATTGTATCTAAGATATAA
- a CDS encoding GTP-binding protein yields MAKQKFERTKPHINVGTIGHIDHGKTTLTSVITKVLSMAGQAEFKAFGDIDNAPEERERGITIAIAHVEYQTQNRHYAHIDCPGHADY; encoded by the coding sequence ATGGCAAAGCAGAAATTTGAGCGGACAAAACCACATATTAATGTGGGAACAATTGGTCATATTGACCATGGAAAAACAACCTTAACTTCGGTTATCACGAAGGTTTTATCAATGGCAGGACAGGCAGAATTCAAGGCATTTGGTGATATTGATAACGCACCAGAAGAAAGGGAGCGTGGGATAACCATTGCCATAGCCCATGTTGAGTATCAGACACAAAACAGGCATTATGCCCACATAGATTGTCCCGGGCATGCGGATTACA